The Mobula birostris isolate sMobBir1 chromosome 1, sMobBir1.hap1, whole genome shotgun sequence genome contains a region encoding:
- the rrs1 gene encoding ribosome biogenesis regulatory protein homolog, whose amino-acid sequence MATVVEDVLADVERAEAECLKSISVEKELELEFDLGNLTAFDVNAPNVRDFRHNPEQFLRSLARDNTQLLVNAVWKLPTERVQDVIVAKLPQGTTRIPREKAVPKPRPRTRWEEFARLKGIRKKKKTNLVWDEEKKDWRRRWGYKRANDETKHWVIEVPETADPNEDQFAKRAAAKKERVAKNELNRLRNIARAQKITVPTMGLAPTSQPSKSDLSKAIHVAKTSTASVGKFQDKLPKEKELKNKAKKRKFQPLIGDFSAEKQSQLELLKIMASKKPKLDLTKAVNKQLREDEQEQAAKRKKVGSKGRKGHKNYHRKDGKHQHRKSASKRGRGK is encoded by the coding sequence atggcgacggtggtggaggatgTCCTGGCGGACGTGGAGCGGGCCGAGGCCGAGTGCCTCAAGAGTATCAGTGTCGAGAAGGAGCTGGAGCTCGAGTTCGATCTGGGGAACCTGACGGCGTTCGACGTGAACGCCCCAAACGTCCGCGACTTCCGACACAACCCCGAGCAGTTCCTGCGCTCCCTGGCCCGCGACAACACGCAGCTGCTGGTCAACGCCGTCTGGAAGTTGCCCACTGAGCGGGTGCAGGACGTGATCGTGGCCAAGCTGCCCCAGGGCACCACGCGTATCCCCCGCGAGAAGGCTGTGCCCAAGCCCCGGCCGCGCACCCGCTGGGAGGAGTTCGCCAGACTCAAGGGTATCcgaaagaaaaagaaaactaaCTTGGTCTGGGACGAGGAGAAGAAAGATTGGCGGCGGCGCTGGGGCTACAAGAGAGCCAACGATGAAACCAAACACTGGGTCATTGAGGTGCCTGAGACGGCCGATCCCAATGAAGATCAGTTTGCAAAACGTGCCGCAGCTAAAAAAGAAAGAGTGGCGAAGAACGAACTGAATAGGCTGCGTAATATCGCTAGAGCTCAGAAGATTACAGTACCGACCATGGGACTAGCCCCAACCAGTCAGCCCAGTAAGAGTGATCTAAGCAAAGCCATTCACGTGGCGAAGACCTCCACAGCTTCAGTTGGCAAGTTTCAAGATAAATTACCCAAGGAAAAGGAGCTGAAGAATAAAGCCAAGAAGAGGAAATTCCAGCCCCTGATCGGAGATTTTTCTGCAGAGAAACAGAGCCAACTGGAACTTTTAAAAATTATGGCCAGCAAGAAACCAAAACTAGACCTCACAAAAGCTGTAAATAAGCAGCTTCGTGAAGATGAGCAGGAGCAGGCAGCAAAACGAAAGAAAGTGGGGTCAAAAGGCAGAAAAGGACATAAAAACTATCATCGAAAAGATGGAAAACACCAACATCGAAAATCAGCCAGTAAGAGAGGAAGGGGTAAATGA